One Actinospica robiniae DSM 44927 genomic region harbors:
- a CDS encoding RICIN domain-containing protein, translating into MRLTKRRLTALVGGLLTIALTVLGLAAATTPAQASTTRNFLVTLYGWPDNSPPGNDIAYPKSDGNPTIHNAAGGTGTYANPITYATDKSELAVGTIVYYPYLHRYFIMEDDCVECDEDWTGSGPDGGPNLYHIDLWIGGQGGNSNDVINCEDDLTQDSEAAIVNPPNNEPVDTTPLFNSSTNSCYNPAGFTGGGGGGGDSGSGGPGELIGAQSGKCLDTNGGTFANNTAEQIWTCHSGPGQTWTYSGGTLNTDGGKYCLTVKGASTSRGAATILYQCNGGANQQWSIGSSGAITAPNTGFCLDVTGGATANGTVVETWTCNSAANQQWSWS; encoded by the coding sequence ATGCGCCTGACCAAGCGGCGGCTGACCGCGCTCGTCGGCGGACTGCTGACGATCGCGCTCACCGTGCTGGGCCTCGCGGCGGCCACCACCCCCGCGCAGGCCAGCACCACGCGCAACTTCCTGGTCACCCTCTACGGCTGGCCGGACAACTCCCCGCCCGGAAACGACATCGCCTACCCGAAGAGCGACGGCAACCCCACCATCCACAACGCGGCCGGCGGCACCGGCACCTACGCCAACCCGATCACCTACGCCACCGACAAGTCCGAGCTGGCCGTCGGCACCATCGTCTACTACCCGTACCTGCATCGGTACTTCATCATGGAAGACGACTGCGTCGAGTGCGACGAGGACTGGACCGGGTCCGGACCCGACGGCGGACCGAACCTGTACCACATCGACCTGTGGATCGGCGGCCAGGGCGGCAACTCCAACGACGTGATCAACTGCGAGGACGACCTGACGCAGGACTCGGAGGCGGCCATCGTCAATCCGCCGAACAACGAGCCGGTGGACACCACGCCGCTGTTCAACTCCTCCACCAACAGCTGCTACAACCCGGCCGGCTTCACCGGTGGAGGCGGCGGGGGCGGCGACAGCGGCAGCGGCGGCCCGGGCGAGCTGATCGGCGCCCAGTCCGGCAAGTGCCTCGACACCAACGGCGGCACCTTCGCCAACAACACCGCGGAGCAGATCTGGACCTGCCACAGCGGCCCGGGCCAGACCTGGACCTACTCCGGCGGCACCTTGAACACGGACGGCGGGAAGTACTGCCTGACCGTGAAGGGCGCCTCCACCAGCCGCGGCGCGGCCACGATCCTCTACCAGTGCAACGGCGGAGCGAATCAGCAGTGGTCGATCGGCTCCAGCGGCGCGATCACCGCGCCGAACACCGGGTTCTGCCTGGACGTGACCGGCGGCGCCACGGCCAACGGCACCGTCGTGGAGACCTGGACCTGTAACAGCGCTGCCAACCAGCAGTGGTCCTGGAGCTGA